The DNA window CTCCGAAGCGGCTCTGCCGAGTCTCATGGAAAAAATGGAAATTGCCGGTTGCCGGAAATCGGTGGTCGGGCTGGTCGTGCCGACCGGATATTCGTTCAATCTCGATGGCACCAATATCTACATGACGCTTGCCGCGCTCTTCATTGCGCAGGCGGTGGGTATCGACTTGTCGCTGAGCGAGCAGATCGCGTTGGTCACGGTTGCGATGATCAGCTCGAAAGGTGCAGCGGGCGTGACCGGGGCGGGCTTCGTCATTCTCGCGGCGACCCTTTCGGTAGTCCCGTCCGTACCCGTCGCCGGCATGGCTCTGATCCTCGGCATCGACCGCTTCATGAGCGAGTGCCGCGCACTGACGAACTTCGTCGGCAATTCGGTCGCCACCATCGTCGTCGCCAAGTGGGAAGGGGCGCTCGATCGCGAACGCCTTGCCGCCGCGCTTGCCGGCACGCCGATGCCGCTGCCCGAGGAAGATATCGAGCGCCATGAGCGTTCGGGGCCGCAAAGCGAGCGACTGATTGCCGCCAGCGAGACCGGTGGTGCGGCATGATCGGGCGCAGGTCGGTGCTGGGCGGCGGGATCGCACTCGCTGCACTGGCGCAAACGCGCCTCGGCGGTGCCGCTCGCGGTCACGAGCCTGAAGAAATCCTGCTGTGGCCCGGCACGCCTCCGGGGAAGGGTGGGGTCAGCGGCCCGGAAAGGCTTGGCGGCGAAGGCAAGGGCTATGGCGCGGTATCGAATGTCTCGACCCCGCGAATGCGGGTCTATCGCCCAAATATTCCGAATGGCCGCGCCATCGTGATCGCGGGAGGCGGGGGCTATTTCCGGATCCAGCTCTGGAAGGAAAGCACACCCGCCGCCGAGTGGCTGCGCAATCGTGGCTACACGGTGTTCGAACTGATCTACCGGCTGCCCAATGACGGGTGGGAAGCAAGCGCCCCGTTCGCCGACGCGCAGCGAGCGATGAAGATCGTGCGCACCCGCGCCGACGAATTCGGCATTAGGCCCGATGCGATCGGCATCATGGGCTTTTCCGCCGGCGGTCACCTGGCCGGTTTCACCGCATTGCAGCCGGATCGCGAGCTTTATGAAGGAGCGGACCGCTACGAGACTGCCAGCGCGCGTCCAGATTTCGCCGTGCTGCTGTTTCCCGTCGTGTCGCTGCGCAAGCCCTACGACACCACGCGCACCAGGCGCGAGATCGTGGGGAAAAACCCGTCACGCGCGGCCGAGGATGCGTGGTCGCTCGATACGTACGCTGCCAAGGACGCGCCGCCGACGATCCTGTTTTCGGCAGCGGACGATCCAATCACGCCGCCAGGCCACAACATCGCGCTGTTCCAGGCGCTGATGGGCAATGGCGCTTCGGCGGAACTGCACATTTTCGAGAAAGGCGGCCACGGCTGGGGGCTGGGTGCGCCCGAGGAAATCATCAATCAATGGCCCGATATCTTCGAGGCGTGGATGACCCGCCGATAAGGCGGGAAACAGGGAGAGAGAATATGAAGATGCGTAAACAGGGATTTGGCCGTCTGGCGCTGTTGGCGACGACGAGCCTGCTAGCCGCGACCAGCGCCGCCTACGCCCAAGGTGTTCCCGACGAGGCCGCGGAAACGCCGCAGCAGCAGGACGACGACTCGCTGGACGGCCAGGAATCGGATGTCACGGCGGACAACAAGATCGTAATCACCGGCACCCAGATCCAGGGCGCCCAGATCACCGACGTCCTGCCAG is part of the Alteriqipengyuania halimionae genome and encodes:
- a CDS encoding alpha/beta hydrolase gives rise to the protein MIGRRSVLGGGIALAALAQTRLGGAARGHEPEEILLWPGTPPGKGGVSGPERLGGEGKGYGAVSNVSTPRMRVYRPNIPNGRAIVIAGGGGYFRIQLWKESTPAAEWLRNRGYTVFELIYRLPNDGWEASAPFADAQRAMKIVRTRADEFGIRPDAIGIMGFSAGGHLAGFTALQPDRELYEGADRYETASARPDFAVLLFPVVSLRKPYDTTRTRREIVGKNPSRAAEDAWSLDTYAAKDAPPTILFSAADDPITPPGHNIALFQALMGNGASAELHIFEKGGHGWGLGAPEEIINQWPDIFEAWMTRR